In Campylobacter sp. VBCF_01 NA2, one DNA window encodes the following:
- a CDS encoding type Z 30S ribosomal protein S14, producing the protein MAKKSMIAKAKRPAKFSSRAYTRCQICGRPHSVYRDFGICRVCLRKMANEGLIPGLKKASW; encoded by the coding sequence ATGGCAAAAAAATCAATGATAGCTAAGGCAAAACGCCCTGCTAAATTCAGCTCTCGTGCATATACAAGATGCCAAATTTGCGGTCGTCCGCACTCTGTTTATAGAGATTTTGGAATTTGCCGTGTATGTTTAAGAAAAATGGCTAATGAGGGTCTAATCCCTGGCCTTAAAAAAGCTAGCTGGTAA
- the rpsC gene encoding 30S ribosomal protein S3 produces the protein MGQKVNPIGLRLGINRNWESRWFPAKSTLSENIGEDYKIRKFLKAKLYYAGISQILVERTAKKVRVTIVAARPGVIIGKKGGEVENLRAEVVKLVNKDVNLNIKEERKVGANALLAAENVAMQLERRVAFRRAMKKVIQGAQKAGAKGIKISVSGRLGGAEMARTEWYLEGRVPLHTLRAKIDYGFAEAHTTYGNIGIKVWIFKGEILQKGIQAEKTEEASKKPRRTRRGK, from the coding sequence ATGGGACAAAAAGTTAATCCGATTGGTTTAAGACTAGGTATCAATAGAAACTGGGAATCAAGATGGTTTCCTGCTAAATCAACACTATCAGAAAACATCGGCGAGGATTACAAAATCCGTAAATTCCTAAAAGCTAAACTTTATTACGCAGGAATTAGCCAAATTCTTGTTGAAAGAACAGCTAAAAAAGTTCGCGTAACTATCGTTGCAGCTCGCCCAGGTGTTATCATCGGTAAAAAAGGTGGCGAAGTAGAGAATTTAAGAGCCGAAGTTGTTAAACTAGTAAATAAAGATGTGAATTTAAACATCAAAGAAGAGCGCAAAGTCGGCGCTAATGCACTTTTGGCAGCTGAAAATGTAGCTATGCAATTAGAGCGCAGAGTTGCATTTAGACGCGCTATGAAAAAAGTAATTCAAGGTGCGCAAAAAGCAGGCGCAAAAGGTATTAAAATTTCGGTTTCTGGCCGCTTAGGTGGCGCTGAAATGGCTCGCACAGAGTGGTATTTAGAAGGACGCGTTCCACTTCACACTCTAAGAGCAAAAATCGATTATGGTTTTGCTGAGGCTCATACTACATACGGAAATATCGGTATTAAAGTTTGGATTTTCAAAGGCGAAATTTTGCAAAAAGGAATTCAAGCTGAAAAAACAGAAGAAGCTTCTAAAAAACCACGCAGAACAAGAAGAGGTAAATAG
- the rpsS gene encoding 30S ribosomal protein S19 translates to MARSLKKGPFVDDHVMKKVVVAKAANDNKPIKTWSRRSTIVPDMIGLTFNVHNGKNFIPVYVTEHHIGYKLGEFAPTRTFKGHKGSVQKKIGK, encoded by the coding sequence ATGGCTAGATCGCTTAAAAAAGGTCCTTTCGTAGATGATCATGTAATGAAAAAAGTAGTAGTTGCAAAGGCTGCTAACGATAACAAACCAATTAAAACTTGGTCAAGACGCAGCACAATCGTTCCTGATATGATTGGACTAACATTTAATGTGCATAATGGCAAAAATTTTATCCCAGTGTATGTTACAGAACACCACATTGGTTATAAATTAGGTGAGTTTGCTCCTACTAGAACTTTCAAAGGCCACAAAGGCTCAGTTCAAAAGAAAATCGGTAAATAA
- the rplD gene encoding 50S ribosomal protein L4, with protein MSKVSVLNEKLEKASEIELPAKYAEVNSHNLYLYVKSYLASLRANTAQTKGRSEVSGGGKKPWRQKGRGGARAGSTRTNVWVGGAVAFGPTNNRNYEQKVNKKQKRLALEFAMNEKANEGKFYVFDNLSVESGKTKDAAKFIEKLGVRDALIVKNELDAQTLLAYRNLKNCYVVDASEVNAYLVAVYSSIVCEKAAFETLVKED; from the coding sequence ATGAGTAAAGTAAGCGTTCTTAATGAAAAATTAGAAAAAGCTAGCGAAATCGAACTTCCTGCAAAATATGCAGAGGTAAATTCGCACAATTTATATTTATATGTAAAATCTTACCTTGCTTCACTTCGTGCAAATACGGCACAAACAAAAGGTCGTTCAGAAGTTAGCGGTGGTGGCAAAAAACCATGGCGTCAAAAAGGTCGTGGCGGTGCAAGAGCTGGTTCGACTAGAACAAATGTTTGGGTTGGCGGTGCGGTTGCATTTGGTCCGACAAACAACAGAAACTATGAGCAAAAAGTCAATAAAAAACAAAAACGCCTTGCGCTTGAATTTGCTATGAACGAAAAAGCAAACGAGGGCAAATTTTATGTTTTCGATAACCTAAGCGTAGAAAGCGGCAAAACAAAAGACGCTGCTAAATTTATCGAAAAACTAGGTGTAAGAGATGCTTTAATCGTTAAAAACGAGCTAGATGCACAAACACTTTTAGCATACAGAAATTTGAAAAATTGCTATGTAGTTGATGCTAGCGAAGTAAATGCTTATTTGGTTGCAGTATATAGCTCAATCGTATGCGAAAAAGCTGCATTTGAAACATTGGTGAAAGAGGACTAA
- the rplX gene encoding 50S ribosomal protein L24: protein MAVKFKIKKGDQVKIIAGDDKGKTGVVKAVFPKKSQVIVEGCKIAKKAVKPTEQNPSGGFTNKEMPMDISNVALVEG from the coding sequence ATGGCAGTGAAATTTAAGATTAAAAAAGGCGATCAAGTAAAAATTATCGCAGGTGATGATAAAGGCAAAACTGGCGTTGTAAAAGCTGTTTTCCCTAAAAAATCACAAGTTATAGTTGAGGGTTGTAAAATAGCTAAAAAAGCTGTTAAACCAACTGAGCAAAATCCAAGCGGCGGTTTCACAAACAAAGAAATGCCTATGGATATTTCAAATGTCGCATTGGTTGAGGGTTGA
- the rplB gene encoding 50S ribosomal protein L2: MAIKTYKPYTPSRRFMTGLSSDDITAKASVRSLLVKIPAAAGRNNNGRITSRHKEAGASKLYRIIDFKRRKFGIPGKVEAIEYDPNRNCRIALISYADGEKRYIIRPNELNVGDVVASAEAGLDIKPGNAMKMKSIPVGTILHNIELKPGKGAQMARSAGGYAQLMGKEEKYVILRLPSGEMRRVLAECMATIGVVGNEDWANVVLGKAGRNRHRGIRPQTRGSAMNPVDHPHGGGEGKKNSGRHPVTPWGKPTKGAKTRRKKASDKLIISRKKGK; this comes from the coding sequence ATGGCGATTAAAACATACAAACCATATACTCCAAGTAGAAGATTTATGACAGGCCTTAGCAGCGATGATATCACTGCAAAAGCAAGCGTTAGAAGCCTACTTGTAAAAATCCCAGCCGCTGCTGGTAGAAACAATAATGGTCGCATTACAAGCCGCCATAAAGAAGCTGGTGCTAGCAAACTTTACAGAATTATCGATTTCAAAAGAAGAAAATTTGGAATCCCAGGTAAAGTAGAGGCTATCGAATACGATCCAAACAGAAATTGTAGAATCGCTTTGATCTCTTATGCTGATGGCGAGAAACGCTATATCATTAGACCAAATGAATTAAATGTAGGCGATGTCGTTGCTTCTGCTGAGGCTGGACTAGATATCAAACCGGGCAACGCAATGAAAATGAAAAGTATCCCAGTTGGAACTATCTTGCACAATATCGAGCTAAAACCTGGCAAAGGTGCTCAAATGGCTCGTTCAGCTGGTGGATATGCTCAACTAATGGGTAAAGAGGAAAAATATGTAATCCTACGCTTACCATCAGGCGAGATGAGAAGAGTTTTGGCTGAGTGTATGGCTACTATCGGCGTTGTTGGCAACGAAGACTGGGCCAATGTCGTTCTAGGAAAAGCTGGTCGCAATCGCCACAGAGGAATTCGCCCACAAACCAGAGGTTCTGCTATGAACCCAGTAGATCACCCACACGGTGGTGGTGAAGGCAAGAAAAATTCAGGTCGTCACCCAGTTACTCCATGGGGCAAACCTACAAAAGGTGCGAAAACTCGTCGTAAAAAAGCTAGTGATAAGCTTATAATTTCTAGAAAGAAAGGAAAATAA
- the rplE gene encoding 50S ribosomal protein L5 — MNRLQTKYVESIRPALQKEFDIKNPMLIPALEKIVISVGVGESGKDQKVLQNMADTISLIAGQKALIVNAKKSVAGFKVREGFPVGIMVTLRKEQMYAFFDKLISIALPRVKDFRGVARNGFDGRGNYNFGLQEQLMFPEVEYDNILRTHGMNITIVTTTNSDKEAFKLLELFGMPFAKGK; from the coding sequence ATGAACAGATTACAAACTAAATATGTTGAGTCAATTAGACCAGCTTTACAAAAAGAATTTGATATAAAAAATCCTATGCTAATTCCGGCACTTGAAAAAATCGTAATTAGCGTTGGTGTAGGCGAATCTGGCAAAGATCAAAAAGTGCTTCAAAATATGGCTGATACAATCTCTTTGATTGCAGGTCAAAAAGCACTTATTGTAAATGCAAAAAAATCAGTTGCTGGTTTTAAAGTCAGAGAGGGATTTCCTGTCGGTATTATGGTTACATTGCGCAAAGAGCAAATGTATGCGTTTTTTGATAAACTTATCTCAATCGCATTACCAAGAGTAAAAGACTTCCGTGGTGTTGCACGCAATGGCTTTGATGGTCGCGGTAACTATAACTTCGGTTTGCAAGAGCAATTAATGTTCCCTGAGGTAGAGTATGATAATATCCTAAGAACTCACGGTATGAACATTACAATCGTAACTACAACAAATAGCGATAAAGAGGCGTTTAAATTGCTAGAATTATTTGGCATGCCTTTCGCAAAAGGAAAGTAA
- the rplC gene encoding 50S ribosomal protein L3, with amino-acid sequence MEYIVEKIGMSRTVGIKSTPVTLLKLINTKICEVCNDKQAIVAYANGKAYNKSIAGIQKKYSLSKEFNKFATLNVENAEVGDQSTEVLSSAKIVKVTFTSKGKGFQGVIKRHGFSGGPAAHGSRFHRRPGSIGNCEWPGRVQPGMRMAGHTGNETITAKNEIVSFDAENKILVVKGSIPGFNGAMGRIRIVK; translated from the coding sequence ATGGAATATATCGTAGAAAAAATAGGCATGAGTAGAACAGTCGGCATCAAAAGCACGCCTGTAACGCTTTTAAAGCTTATTAATACTAAAATTTGCGAAGTATGCAACGACAAGCAAGCTATCGTAGCTTACGCTAACGGCAAAGCATACAACAAATCTATCGCAGGAATTCAGAAAAAATATAGCCTAAGCAAAGAATTTAACAAATTCGCGACACTAAATGTCGAAAATGCTGAGGTTGGCGATCAAAGCACAGAAGTATTAAGCTCGGCTAAAATCGTAAAAGTTACTTTTACTTCAAAAGGTAAAGGTTTCCAAGGTGTTATCAAACGCCACGGTTTCTCTGGCGGTCCAGCAGCTCATGGCTCACGCTTCCACAGAAGACCAGGTTCTATCGGAAACTGCGAGTGGCCAGGTCGCGTCCAACCAGGTATGAGAATGGCAGGTCACACAGGCAATGAGACAATCACTGCTAAAAACGAGATAGTAAGCTTCGATGCTGAGAATAAAATTTTGGTAGTAAAAGGTTCTATCCCAGGATTTAATGGTGCAATGGGCAGAATAAGGATAGTAAAATGA
- the rplP gene encoding 50S ribosomal protein L16 has protein sequence MLMPKRTKYRKMMKGRNRGYATRGNALTFGDFGIKAVEAGRINSRQIEAARIAMTRYVNRQAKIWIKVFPDKPLTKKPLQTRMGKGKAGVEEWVMNIKPGRMIFEMTGVSEEQARAALTLSIHKLPFKTKIVTRDSENEIY, from the coding sequence ATGTTGATGCCTAAAAGAACAAAATATCGTAAGATGATGAAAGGTCGCAATCGCGGCTACGCAACTCGCGGTAATGCTTTGACATTTGGTGATTTTGGTATCAAAGCTGTTGAAGCAGGTAGAATTAATTCACGCCAAATCGAAGCAGCTCGTATCGCGATGACTCGCTATGTAAATCGCCAAGCTAAAATTTGGATTAAGGTATTTCCTGATAAACCACTTACTAAAAAACCTCTACAAACTCGTATGGGTAAAGGTAAAGCTGGTGTAGAAGAGTGGGTAATGAATATCAAACCAGGCAGAATGATTTTCGAGATGACTGGTGTAAGTGAGGAGCAAGCAAGAGCAGCTCTTACGCTATCAATCCACAAATTACCTTTCAAAACAAAAATTGTAACTAGGGATAGCGAAAATGAAATATACTGA
- the rpmC gene encoding 50S ribosomal protein L29 has translation MKYTDLKDKDLAELNKMLKDNKLLLFTAKQKLKTMQLSNPNEIRAIKKDIARINTAIKAK, from the coding sequence ATGAAATATACTGATTTGAAAGATAAAGATTTAGCTGAGCTAAATAAGATGTTAAAAGATAATAAGTTGCTTTTATTTACGGCTAAGCAAAAGCTTAAAACAATGCAGTTAAGCAATCCTAATGAAATTCGTGCGATCAAAAAAGATATCGCTAGAATCAATACTGCTATAAAAGCAAAATAA
- the rplN gene encoding 50S ribosomal protein L14 translates to MIQSFTRLAVADNSGAKELMCIKVLGGSKRRYATVGDIIVCSVKKALPNGKIKRGQVVKAVVVRTKKELHRGNGSLIRFDENAAVILDAKKEPIGTRIFGPIGREVRYGGFMKIVSLAPEVL, encoded by the coding sequence ATGATACAAAGTTTTACAAGACTTGCAGTAGCTGATAACAGCGGTGCAAAAGAACTTATGTGTATTAAAGTTTTGGGTGGTAGCAAACGCCGCTATGCAACAGTAGGCGATATTATAGTTTGTTCTGTAAAAAAAGCTCTACCAAATGGCAAGATTAAACGCGGTCAAGTTGTAAAAGCCGTCGTCGTTAGAACAAAAAAAGAGCTTCACAGAGGAAATGGCTCTTTGATTAGATTTGATGAAAATGCAGCTGTAATTTTGGATGCAAAAAAAGAGCCGATTGGCACTCGTATTTTTGGCCCAATCGGTAGAGAAGTCAGATACGGCGGTTTTATGAAAATCGTTTCATTGGCTCCGGAGGTTCTATAA
- the rpsQ gene encoding 30S ribosomal protein S17: protein MAFKREIQGVVVKKAGNKTATILVERRVIHPRYRKIVKRFKKYLIHDENNIVKIGDTISAVECRPLSAKKTFRLKAVLKTGVE from the coding sequence ATGGCATTTAAAAGAGAAATTCAAGGCGTAGTCGTAAAAAAAGCGGGCAATAAAACTGCTACTATTTTGGTAGAGAGAAGAGTTATCCACCCAAGATATAGAAAAATCGTCAAAAGATTTAAAAAATATCTTATCCATGACGAGAACAATATCGTCAAAATCGGCGATACTATATCAGCAGTTGAGTGCAGACCACTTAGTGCGAAAAAAACATTTCGCTTAAAAGCGGTTTTGAAAACAGGAGTTGAATAA
- a CDS encoding 50S ribosomal protein L23 yields MADITDIKTILYTEKSLGLQESGVVVIQTSPSMTKNGLKSVLKEYFGIVPVKVNSLRQDGKVKRFRGRLGVRDDVKKFYVKLPEGATLENAEA; encoded by the coding sequence ATGGCAGATATAACAGATATCAAAACTATACTTTATACAGAAAAGTCTCTTGGCCTACAAGAAAGTGGCGTAGTTGTTATCCAAACAAGTCCGTCAATGACTAAAAATGGACTAAAAAGCGTTTTGAAAGAATACTTTGGCATCGTGCCTGTAAAAGTAAATTCATTGCGCCAAGATGGTAAAGTTAAAAGATTTAGAGGAAGATTAGGCGTAAGAGATGATGTAAAGAAATTTTATGTCAAACTTCCAGAGGGTGCAACCCTAGAAAATGCGGAGGCGTAA